In Candidatus Sedimenticola sp. (ex Thyasira tokunagai), the following proteins share a genomic window:
- the hisH gene encoding imidazole glycerol phosphate synthase subunit HisH: MSKTIVVIDYGMGNLRSVSKAIEHVAAGSDRVLVTDDPQLIHDADRVVFPGQGAARDCMVAISDHHLNQAVLDAAHNKPFLGICMGMQVLLTRSEENEGTDLLGLFSGEVRHFPEAVDSSGRRLKIPHMGWSQVRQVQSHPLWNGIADNSRFYFVHSYYIDPVETDLVAGTTDYGVTFPCNIARDNLFAVQFHPEKSADAGLQLLKNFIDWNI; encoded by the coding sequence ATGTCTAAAACCATTGTAGTAATTGACTATGGCATGGGTAACTTGCGCTCGGTCTCCAAGGCAATAGAACATGTTGCCGCTGGATCTGACCGAGTGTTGGTTACCGATGATCCCCAGCTGATCCATGATGCAGATCGGGTGGTATTCCCCGGTCAGGGGGCCGCTCGTGATTGCATGGTGGCGATCTCCGATCACCATCTCAATCAGGCGGTGCTTGATGCCGCCCACAACAAACCGTTTCTCGGTATCTGTATGGGGATGCAGGTCCTGCTGACACGTAGTGAAGAGAACGAGGGTACCGACCTGCTGGGGCTTTTTTCCGGTGAAGTACGCCACTTTCCCGAGGCGGTGGATAGCAGTGGTCGAAGGCTTAAGATTCCGCATATGGGCTGGAGTCAGGTGCGCCAGGTTCAGTCACACCCGTTGTGGAATGGGATTGCCGATAATAGCCGCTTCTACTTTGTTCACAGCTACTACATCGATCCTGTTGAGACGGACCTGGTAGCGGGTACGACCGACTATGGGGTCACTTTTCCCTGCAACATCGCCCGTGACAATCTGTTTGCTGTCCAGTTTCACCCGGAAAAGAGTGCTGATGCCGGGCTGCAGTTGCTAAAGAATTTTATCGATTGGAATATTTAA
- the hisA gene encoding 1-(5-phosphoribosyl)-5-[(5-phosphoribosylamino)methylideneamino]imidazole-4-carboxamide isomerase codes for MLLIPAIDLKDGRCVRLRQGRMDDETIFSDDPVEVAGRWVEAGARRLHLVDLNGAFAGEPVNGGVIQSIATAYPELPIQVGGGIRDEQTIQAYVDAGVNYVIIGTQAVKEPEFVARACQAFPGHVIVGLDAKDGMVAIDGWATVTDHEVTELSSRFEDDGVSAIVYTDIGRDGMMTGPNVEATAALANAITIPVVASGGITNVGDIEALCQAETDNITAAITGRAIYEGTLDFAEGQMLADKLTQSG; via the coding sequence GTGCTACTGATACCTGCCATTGATTTAAAGGACGGCCGCTGTGTCCGTTTGCGCCAGGGACGGATGGATGACGAGACGATATTTTCTGACGATCCGGTAGAGGTTGCCGGTCGCTGGGTGGAAGCCGGTGCCCGTCGTCTGCATCTGGTGGACCTCAATGGCGCATTTGCCGGCGAGCCGGTTAATGGCGGTGTGATCCAGTCCATCGCAACGGCCTACCCTGAATTGCCGATTCAGGTCGGAGGCGGCATCCGTGATGAGCAGACTATTCAGGCCTATGTGGATGCTGGGGTAAATTACGTCATTATCGGTACTCAGGCGGTGAAAGAACCTGAATTTGTCGCTCGCGCCTGCCAGGCGTTTCCAGGTCATGTCATCGTTGGACTGGATGCGAAGGACGGCATGGTCGCCATCGACGGCTGGGCGACAGTGACCGATCATGAGGTGACTGAGCTCTCCAGTCGCTTTGAAGATGATGGCGTCTCCGCCATCGTCTATACCGATATTGGTCGTGACGGCATGATGACCGGCCCCAATGTTGAAGCAACTGCGGCGCTGGCCAATGCCATCACCATTCCGGTAGTGGCCTCCGGCGGTATCACCAATGTCGGCGATATCGAAGCGCTTTGCCAAGCAGAGACCGACAATATTACTGCTGCTATTACCGGACGCGCTATCTATGAAGGCACCCTCGACTTTGCCGAGGGACAGATGTTGGCGGATAAGCTCACCCAGAGTGGGTAA
- the hisF gene encoding imidazole glycerol phosphate synthase subunit HisF: MLAKRIIPCLDVNAGRVVKGVKFVDIRDAGDPVEVARRYNEEGADEITFLDITASSDDRETIVHVVEQVASEVFIPLTVGGGIRTTDDVRRMLNAGADKVAINTAAVFNPEFVKEATSRFGSQCIVVAIDAKRVNAEGEASKWEIFTHGGRKTTGLDAIEWAQKMVAYGAGEILLTSMDRDGTKIGFDLELTRAISQAVTVPVIASGGVGNLQHLVDGVVEGEADAVLAASIFHFAEYSIGEAKQYMAERGVEVRL, from the coding sequence ATGTTAGCCAAACGTATTATCCCCTGTCTCGACGTCAACGCCGGCCGTGTGGTGAAGGGCGTCAAGTTCGTCGATATTCGCGATGCCGGTGATCCGGTTGAGGTGGCCCGGCGCTACAATGAGGAAGGTGCGGATGAGATTACCTTTCTCGATATCACTGCCAGTTCGGATGATCGCGAGACGATTGTTCATGTGGTCGAGCAGGTGGCCAGTGAAGTCTTTATTCCTCTCACTGTAGGTGGTGGTATTCGCACCACCGACGATGTGCGGCGTATGCTTAACGCCGGTGCCGATAAGGTGGCCATCAACACTGCGGCAGTATTCAATCCGGAGTTTGTTAAAGAGGCGACCAGCCGCTTTGGTTCTCAGTGTATCGTGGTGGCGATTGATGCCAAGCGGGTGAACGCTGAGGGTGAAGCGTCAAAATGGGAGATCTTTACCCATGGAGGGCGTAAAACTACCGGGCTGGATGCTATTGAGTGGGCGCAAAAAATGGTCGCCTATGGTGCCGGTGAGATTCTACTGACCAGTATGGATCGTGACGGTACCAAGATCGGCTTTGACCTGGAATTGACCCGGGCCATCAGCCAAGCGGTAACTGTGCCGGTAATTGCCTCCGGTGGTGTCGGCAATCTGCAACATCTTGTGGATGGGGTGGTTGAAGGCGAAGCGGATGCCGTGCTGGCAGCCAGTATCTTTCACTTTGCCGAGTACAGCATTGGTGAAGCCAAGCAATACATGGCAGAACGCGGTGTGGAGGTGAGGCTGTGA
- a CDS encoding phosphoribosyl-ATP diphosphatase, with protein sequence MTDTDTLNRLAEVLESRKGADPNSSYVAKLYDKGLDAILKKVGEEATETVMAAKDGVAEKIIYETADLWFHTMVLLAQQGLGPQDILNELDRRFGLSGLEEKANRSE encoded by the coding sequence GTGACTGATACTGATACTCTAAATCGTTTGGCTGAGGTGCTGGAATCACGTAAGGGAGCCGATCCTAATTCCTCTTATGTGGCAAAGCTCTATGATAAAGGACTTGATGCTATCCTCAAGAAGGTGGGTGAAGAGGCCACTGAGACGGTAATGGCAGCCAAGGATGGGGTAGCCGAAAAGATTATCTATGAAACGGCGGATCTCTGGTTTCATACAATGGTACTGCTGGCTCAACAGGGATTGGGTCCTCAGGATATACTGAATGAGCTGGATCGGCGCTTCGGTCTCTCCGGTCTGGAGGAGAAGGCAAATCGTAGTGAATAA
- the tatA gene encoding Sec-independent protein translocase subunit TatA: MGFGGISIWQLLIVLVIVLLLFGTKRLKNIGSDLGGAVKGFKGAMKKGEEEADQAKLEEADKDDVIEGEATVEKKEKS, from the coding sequence ATGGGTTTTGGTGGAATCAGTATTTGGCAGTTGTTGATTGTTTTGGTAATCGTATTGCTGCTCTTTGGCACAAAGCGCCTGAAGAACATCGGTTCTGACCTGGGTGGTGCGGTTAAGGGCTTCAAAGGCGCCATGAAGAAAGGTGAGGAAGAGGCTGACCAAGCGAAGCTGGAAGAGGCGGATAAAGATGATGTGATCGAGGGTGAAGCCACCGTCGAGAAGAAAGAGAAGTCCTGA
- the tatB gene encoding Sec-independent protein translocase protein TatB — translation MFDVGFFEILILGVVALLVVGPERLPKLAHTAGKWMGKGRSMISSVKAEIEKEIKAEELKEILEKQKQELNPLEEVIEETSSAVRDLKNETDEAMRSGQQQHGSEDESYTQFGDSAEASSDETYDKSERPGT, via the coding sequence ATGTTTGACGTCGGTTTTTTTGAAATTTTGATCCTCGGGGTTGTGGCCCTGCTGGTAGTCGGCCCTGAGCGTCTGCCCAAACTGGCTCATACCGCCGGTAAGTGGATGGGCAAAGGGCGCAGCATGATCAGCTCCGTTAAAGCGGAGATTGAGAAGGAGATCAAGGCCGAGGAGCTGAAAGAGATTCTGGAGAAACAGAAGCAGGAGCTCAACCCTCTTGAAGAGGTGATCGAAGAGACCTCTTCGGCGGTGCGGGACCTGAAAAACGAGACCGACGAGGCGATGCGCTCGGGACAGCAACAGCACGGTTCAGAGGACGAGTCGTATACCCAGTTCGGAGACAGCGCGGAAGCATCTTCCGACGAGACTTATGACAAATCAGAACGACCCGGCACTTAG
- the tatC gene encoding twin-arginine translocase subunit TatC, with amino-acid sequence MTNQNDPALRALQEQPFVSHLIELRDRLMRVVIVVVVVFFILFPFANELYQAVSQPLLEVLPDGQNMIATGVISPFLAPFKLALVAAIFIGMPFILYQIWSFVAPGLYKHEKRVLMPMVGSSAMLFYCGALFAYYVVFPLVFQFMKMTTPEGVDMIPDITQYLEFVLTLFFAFGLAFEVPIATIILVWMGVTTPEKLKSKRPFIIVGAFCLGMLLTPPDVISQTLLALPMWLLFEVGLVFSGFVYRDKMKRKAAEEADEAADGAAPVAAAATAGSGGGTLESLPTTPNEDILDRFDGDHDLGDGAENAIDPDRFTPLSEEELDAELDLIEAEEEDEDDDEGELGDSDSDDLYEEAVNEKLRRVQELRDEGNVIGAKGVLYEVLSEGNDDQAKVARNILDQLDEE; translated from the coding sequence ATGACAAATCAGAACGACCCGGCACTTAGAGCCCTCCAGGAACAGCCCTTTGTTTCCCATTTGATTGAGCTGCGAGACCGCCTGATGAGGGTGGTTATCGTGGTTGTTGTAGTTTTCTTTATACTCTTCCCGTTTGCCAACGAGCTCTATCAGGCGGTCTCGCAGCCGCTGCTGGAAGTGTTGCCTGACGGCCAGAACATGATCGCCACCGGCGTCATATCTCCCTTTCTAGCCCCCTTTAAGCTGGCGTTGGTAGCGGCAATCTTTATCGGTATGCCGTTTATCCTCTACCAGATATGGTCATTTGTCGCACCCGGTCTCTACAAACATGAGAAGCGGGTACTGATGCCGATGGTCGGCTCCAGTGCAATGCTTTTCTACTGCGGTGCGCTGTTTGCCTACTACGTGGTCTTTCCGCTGGTCTTTCAGTTTATGAAGATGACGACGCCCGAAGGCGTCGACATGATCCCGGATATCACTCAGTATCTGGAGTTTGTTCTCACGCTCTTCTTTGCCTTCGGTCTTGCTTTCGAGGTGCCCATTGCCACTATTATTCTGGTGTGGATGGGTGTCACAACACCGGAAAAGCTGAAGAGCAAGCGTCCCTTTATCATTGTTGGCGCCTTCTGTCTCGGCATGCTGCTGACGCCGCCGGATGTGATCTCCCAGACGCTACTGGCACTGCCGATGTGGCTTCTTTTTGAGGTTGGTCTGGTCTTCTCGGGCTTTGTCTACCGCGATAAAATGAAGCGTAAAGCGGCTGAAGAAGCTGATGAGGCGGCAGATGGAGCGGCGCCCGTTGCTGCTGCAGCCACTGCAGGTTCAGGCGGCGGTACTCTTGAGTCCCTTCCAACAACACCCAACGAGGACATTCTTGACCGCTTTGATGGCGATCATGACCTTGGTGATGGTGCAGAGAATGCCATCGACCCCGATCGCTTCACCCCTCTCTCCGAAGAGGAGCTGGATGCGGAACTCGACCTCATCGAGGCGGAGGAAGAGGATGAGGACGACGATGAAGGTGAACTGGGCGATTCGGACAGCGACGATCTCTATGAAGAAGCGGTGAATGAAAAACTGCGTCGGGTGCAGGAGTTGAGAGACGAGGGTAATGTCATCGGTGCCAAAGGGGTTCTCTATGAGGTGCTCTCCGAGGGCAACGACGATCAGGCGAAGGTCGCCCGTAATATCCTTGACCAGCTGGATGAGGAGTAA
- a CDS encoding DUF255 domain-containing protein produces the protein MLKQLLITLLLLLPSLSPALTNQLKDHPSPYLAMHGDDPVQWQEWGEAALEKAEKENKLLFISSGYFACHWCHVMQRESYRNPQIAAFLNRHFIPVKIDRELQPALDEHLIEFVRRTRGHAGWPLNVFLTPEGYPVFGLTYSPSEQFDELLMKLKVAWGSQSGKLNRMAQQAAREIEGSKSIPDQEKQVDPQGLHVGLVTMALAMGDEMEGGFGKQNRFPMAPQWSVLLERLASEGDEKLQELAELTLDQMANQGLRDHLQGGFFRYTVDTGWQVPHFEKMLYTQALLSHLYIQAAGIFDRPDYLQVAADTLDFTLEVMAGEGGGYIASLSAVDPQGVEGGGYLWSEEQLTRLLSPKELTFARTRWGLEGGSANEGGFLPLNASGLAELEASGNGTQEALHQLQQRVLSRLLNDRQARNHPRDEKQLAAWNGLFLSALVEGAGVLKDERYRQAAKRLRDYLVTQLWDGKRLLRAKSSGGPLGRAALEDYAYVARGLWEWARLTDSQEDLKLSRRLVSDAWDRFYRNGGWQASDALLIPGIATDSVISDGPLPSPAAELIALSLSMGDPELEKRARSALVYGHAEVDAQPLWYATHAQVMINSASR, from the coding sequence GTGCTAAAACAGCTACTCATCACGCTGCTGCTACTGCTCCCCAGCCTCTCTCCCGCGCTGACAAACCAACTGAAAGACCACCCCTCCCCCTACCTGGCAATGCATGGTGATGATCCGGTGCAGTGGCAGGAGTGGGGTGAGGCTGCTCTTGAAAAGGCGGAGAAGGAGAACAAACTGCTGTTTATCTCCAGCGGCTACTTCGCCTGTCACTGGTGTCACGTGATGCAGCGTGAGAGCTACAGAAATCCACAGATAGCGGCCTTTCTTAATCGCCACTTTATACCGGTGAAGATTGATAGGGAGTTGCAACCTGCCCTCGATGAGCACTTGATCGAGTTTGTCCGCCGTACCCGGGGGCACGCCGGCTGGCCCCTGAATGTCTTTCTTACCCCTGAGGGCTATCCGGTGTTTGGCCTCACCTACAGCCCCAGCGAGCAGTTTGACGAGCTGCTGATGAAACTGAAGGTTGCCTGGGGGAGTCAGTCTGGAAAGTTGAACCGGATGGCACAACAAGCTGCCCGTGAAATTGAGGGAAGCAAGTCCATCCCCGATCAAGAGAAGCAGGTCGACCCCCAGGGGCTCCACGTTGGACTGGTGACTATGGCTCTGGCGATGGGGGATGAGATGGAGGGAGGGTTCGGTAAGCAAAACCGTTTCCCCATGGCGCCCCAATGGTCAGTGTTGCTGGAGCGACTTGCCTCCGAAGGGGATGAGAAGCTGCAGGAGTTGGCAGAGCTGACCCTCGACCAGATGGCCAATCAGGGGTTGCGCGACCATCTTCAGGGCGGGTTTTTCCGCTATACGGTGGATACCGGTTGGCAGGTCCCTCATTTTGAGAAGATGCTCTATACCCAAGCGCTACTGAGCCATCTCTATATCCAGGCTGCCGGCATCTTTGATCGACCCGACTACCTGCAAGTGGCAGCCGATACACTCGACTTTACCCTTGAGGTGATGGCAGGTGAGGGGGGTGGCTATATCGCCAGCCTATCAGCGGTCGACCCACAAGGAGTGGAGGGGGGGGGCTACCTCTGGAGTGAGGAGCAGTTGACCCGACTATTGTCGCCCAAGGAGCTGACGTTTGCCCGCACTCGCTGGGGATTGGAAGGTGGTTCAGCTAATGAAGGCGGTTTTCTACCTCTTAATGCCAGTGGGTTGGCAGAGCTGGAAGCCTCCGGTAACGGCACTCAAGAGGCACTTCACCAGCTGCAGCAGCGAGTGCTTAGTCGACTGCTCAATGATCGTCAGGCCCGCAATCATCCTCGTGATGAGAAGCAGCTGGCGGCTTGGAATGGGCTCTTTCTCTCCGCCCTGGTTGAGGGTGCCGGGGTATTGAAGGATGAGCGCTATCGTCAGGCGGCAAAGAGGCTGCGTGATTACCTTGTTACTCAGCTATGGGATGGTAAGCGGTTACTGCGAGCCAAGAGTAGTGGTGGTCCCCTCGGTCGCGCGGCGTTGGAGGACTACGCCTACGTCGCCAGGGGTTTGTGGGAGTGGGCGCGGCTGACAGACTCACAGGAGGATCTAAAGCTCTCCCGTCGATTGGTGAGCGATGCCTGGGACCGTTTCTACCGTAATGGCGGTTGGCAGGCAAGCGATGCGCTGCTGATTCCCGGTATTGCCACCGATAGTGTGATCTCAGACGGCCCGCTCCCTTCTCCCGCCGCTGAGTTGATCGCCCTCTCACTCTCGATGGGTGATCCGGAACTTGAAAAAAGGGCTAGGTCAGCCCTGGTTTACGGCCATGCCGAGGTCGATGCTCAGCCATTATGGTATGCCACACATGCTCAGGTGATGATCAATTCAGCCTCTCGATAA
- a CDS encoding pentapeptide repeat-containing protein, translating to MSTPKTINDPLYNLLKSGQIEAFNQRRRAGEECDLRGSDLRSIDLREIDAEGLDLSDCYLHQADLRGVDMSQTRLEGASIFGARIAGTYFPDKLSAEEITLSLQHGTRMRY from the coding sequence ATGAGCACGCCTAAAACGATAAACGACCCGCTCTACAACCTGCTTAAGTCCGGCCAGATCGAGGCATTCAACCAGCGTCGCAGAGCTGGAGAAGAGTGTGACCTCAGGGGATCTGATCTGCGGAGCATCGATTTACGAGAAATTGATGCAGAGGGGCTGGACCTGAGTGACTGCTATCTGCACCAGGCTGATCTGCGTGGAGTGGACATGTCCCAGACACGACTGGAGGGTGCCAGCATCTTCGGTGCACGTATCGCCGGAACCTACTTTCCTGACAAACTCAGCGCCGAGGAGATCACCCTGTCGCTGCAGCATGGCACGCGGATGCGCTATTAA
- a CDS encoding exonuclease domain-containing protein, whose amino-acid sequence MSVWKYLFDLEKRRKWYLRKMPQSPLRNYYQTPFPPMEADWKQVDYLALDFETTGLDHKRDQILSIGYTTIRGQTLSLKDATHILTKPTCTIPESSAVVHGIMDDEASSAQRLKEVLPVLLNALVGKVMLAHYAAIECNFLNNACKRIYGYPLICPVVDTLDLEGRQFKRRGESIKHGDLRLANTRDRYGLPRYPAHNALIDAIAAGELFLAQAAYRRGEHAPTLEELVIVS is encoded by the coding sequence ATGTCAGTCTGGAAATATCTATTTGACCTGGAGAAGCGACGCAAGTGGTACCTGCGTAAGATGCCCCAGAGCCCCCTCCGGAATTACTACCAGACACCCTTCCCACCTATGGAGGCCGACTGGAAGCAGGTGGACTATCTGGCGCTGGATTTTGAAACTACAGGATTGGACCATAAACGGGATCAGATACTCAGCATCGGTTACACCACCATCCGTGGTCAGACCCTCAGCCTGAAGGATGCCACCCACATACTGACCAAACCCACCTGCACCATTCCTGAATCATCTGCTGTGGTTCACGGCATCATGGACGACGAGGCCTCCAGCGCCCAAAGACTGAAAGAGGTATTACCGGTACTGCTCAACGCACTGGTGGGCAAGGTGATGTTGGCGCATTACGCAGCTATTGAGTGCAACTTTCTAAATAATGCCTGCAAGCGCATCTACGGCTACCCCTTAATCTGCCCGGTAGTGGACACCCTTGACCTGGAAGGACGCCAATTCAAGCGTCGGGGTGAGTCGATCAAGCATGGAGATTTACGCTTGGCGAATACACGAGACCGCTACGGATTACCCCGTTACCCGGCCCACAACGCGCTCATTGATGCCATTGCTGCAGGAGAGCTCTTTCTCGCCCAAGCCGCATACCGTCGCGGCGAACACGCGCCAACTTTAGAAGAGCTGGTTATCGTAAGTTAG
- a CDS encoding putative nucleotidyltransferase substrate binding domain-containing protein, which produces MEIELLEIRDFLAPHHPFDQLSEETLSELPEELQVRYYRRDSAIPDGGSLDNFLYIVRTGAVELCDDGELLARLGEGDIFGYRASRMGISSHLRGIAIEDTLIYQLPAEEVDNLCAKHTQFAYFFGSAGGDRLSDDIGKTAKESNSLLNLMTTPVKDLLGRRRPISMPPSATVQETATAMNEERVSSILITEKEKLLGIVTDRDFRRRVVARGLDLNTPIEEIMTTEPATIEQDDYAFEAQLYMARCNIHHLPVVKGGKVTGMLTATDLTKHQTTSAVYLVGDIYKQKEIGRMQEVCAKIPDLLVNLAAAEATADSVGHVITSVADAITTRLLQLAEEKLGPPPIPYAWIAAGSQARDEQTARSDQDNCLVMDNSYDPKRHGNYFKELARFVCDGLNACGYIYCPGEMMAITDQWRQPLKRWEQYFNKWIDEPEPKALMLTCVFFDMRCVAGEKSLFRELRNHMLNKTRGNRLFLAHMAGNALTHQPPLGFFRNFVLIHGGDHDRTFDVKHNGIVPIVDLARVYTLAAGSDAANTLDRLEVVAGGGEVTKEGARDLRDALEFISDLRIQHQAGLIKKGEQADNFMSPENLSHFERSHLKEAFSVVRTMQSVLSQRYQR; this is translated from the coding sequence ATGGAGATTGAGTTACTTGAGATACGGGACTTTCTGGCACCCCACCACCCGTTCGATCAGCTGAGTGAAGAGACACTCTCCGAGCTGCCTGAAGAACTTCAGGTACGCTATTACCGCCGTGACAGCGCCATTCCAGACGGCGGTAGTCTCGACAATTTCCTCTATATAGTGCGCACGGGTGCGGTGGAACTTTGCGATGATGGAGAACTTCTGGCACGCCTTGGTGAGGGGGACATATTCGGCTACAGAGCATCAAGAATGGGCATCAGTTCCCATCTTCGCGGCATTGCTATTGAGGATACACTGATCTACCAACTCCCCGCGGAAGAGGTAGATAACCTGTGCGCAAAGCATACCCAGTTCGCCTACTTTTTTGGATCGGCGGGGGGTGATCGTCTCAGTGATGATATCGGCAAGACAGCAAAGGAGTCGAATAGTCTGCTCAACCTGATGACCACTCCGGTCAAAGATCTTCTTGGCCGCAGGCGCCCTATCTCAATGCCACCTTCAGCAACCGTTCAGGAAACCGCTACGGCAATGAATGAGGAGCGTGTCTCCTCAATACTGATCACTGAAAAGGAGAAGCTACTCGGCATTGTTACTGATCGGGATTTTCGCCGACGTGTGGTTGCCCGGGGCCTCGACCTCAACACGCCTATTGAAGAGATAATGACCACAGAGCCTGCCACAATTGAGCAGGATGACTATGCGTTTGAGGCTCAGTTGTATATGGCCCGCTGTAACATCCACCATTTACCTGTTGTAAAAGGTGGCAAAGTGACCGGTATGTTGACGGCTACCGACCTGACCAAGCACCAGACCACATCGGCAGTCTACCTGGTAGGCGACATCTACAAGCAAAAGGAGATTGGGCGGATGCAGGAGGTCTGCGCAAAGATCCCCGACCTGCTTGTCAACCTTGCCGCCGCAGAAGCCACCGCCGACAGCGTAGGACATGTCATCACCTCAGTGGCAGATGCGATAACAACGCGACTGCTGCAACTGGCGGAAGAGAAACTGGGACCGCCCCCAATACCCTACGCCTGGATTGCCGCAGGCTCCCAGGCCAGAGATGAGCAGACTGCCCGCTCAGATCAGGACAACTGCCTTGTCATGGATAACAGCTATGACCCCAAGCGCCATGGCAACTACTTCAAAGAGCTTGCCCGCTTTGTATGCGACGGCCTCAATGCCTGTGGTTATATCTACTGCCCGGGGGAGATGATGGCTATTACCGATCAGTGGCGCCAGCCGCTGAAACGTTGGGAGCAGTATTTCAACAAATGGATTGATGAACCTGAGCCCAAGGCCCTGATGTTGACCTGCGTCTTTTTCGACATGCGCTGCGTAGCCGGTGAGAAATCACTCTTCAGAGAGTTACGAAATCACATGCTCAATAAAACCCGCGGCAACCGTCTATTTCTGGCACACATGGCGGGCAACGCCCTGACCCATCAACCCCCGCTGGGCTTTTTCCGCAATTTCGTACTCATTCACGGCGGCGACCATGATCGGACTTTTGATGTGAAGCACAACGGTATCGTGCCCATTGTTGATCTGGCCCGTGTCTATACACTAGCCGCCGGGAGTGACGCAGCCAACACCCTTGACCGACTGGAGGTGGTCGCCGGCGGAGGAGAGGTGACCAAGGAGGGCGCTCGGGATCTTCGTGATGCCCTGGAGTTCATCAGTGATCTGCGTATTCAGCATCAGGCGGGATTGATCAAAAAGGGTGAACAAGCAGATAATTTCATGTCACCGGAGAATCTTTCTCATTTTGAAAGGAGCCACCTAAAGGAGGCATTCTCCGTTGTCCGGACAATGCAGAGCGTCCTAAGCCAGCGCTACCAAAGGTAA